A genomic stretch from Lathyrus oleraceus cultivar Zhongwan6 chromosome 2, CAAS_Psat_ZW6_1.0, whole genome shotgun sequence includes:
- the LOC127117680 gene encoding cytochrome b561 and DOMON domain-containing protein At3g25290: protein MSSSSTLIKFMILSFLFVNIDANHQQCSDKFAKLIEQRNITVCKRLRTQGAEFGWNYHNSTNSTTTLEILFGASLVTSQGWIAWGVNPGERAEMIGTKAIIGIKNPDFATTSSSPLRVNTYDVTKETKSGCSLLPNKNIGLNVSHMVFQDEGSSFYTIYARLVLPSDEYNITRLNHVWQIGNAVSDESPLRHPINLHNVDSTETIDLTSSRGRSTGQFRSFLRSVHGVLSIIGWGTMLPIGVIIPRYFRVYPFKKEPLWFYLHIGCQLNGFLIGTAAFVIGLVLGHSSRYYIFHTHRDFGILIFTFSTIQMLAFRLKPKATDDYRKYWNMYHHFLGYGLLAIIFINIFKGIHILNGGYKWKWSYIGILICLGAIAFGLEIFTWIKFIMGKWKDNHHDKKENLQQNKDKLENVSVQNQK, encoded by the exons ATGTCATCTTCTTCTACCTTAATAAAATTCATGATACTGTCCTTTCTCTTTGTAAATATTGATGCCAATCATCAACAATGCAGCGATAAATTCGCGAAACTCATCGAACAAAGAAACATAACAGTATGCAAGAGATTACGAACTCAAGGAGCCGAATTCGGTTGGAACTACCACAACAGCACAAACTCAACCACAACACTTGAAATCTTGTTTGGTGCAAGTTTAGTTACAAGCCAAGGGTGGATAGCTTGGGGTGTGAATCCAGGAGAAAGAGCGGAAATGATTGGAACAAAAGCAATCATAGGGATTAAAAACCCTGATTTTGCTACTACTTCATCATCACCTTTGAGAGTTAATACTTATGATGTTACAAAAGAAACCAAAAGCGGTTGTAGTCTCTTACCTAACAAAAACATTGGCCTGAATGTTTCACATATGGTGTTTCAAGATGAAGGGTCAAGCTTTTATACTATATATGCTAGACTGGTTCTACCCTCTGATGAATATAACATAACAAGGTTGAACCATGTTTGGCAAATTGGAAATGCTGTTAGTGATGAAAGTCCTTTGCGCCATCCAATAAATCTTCACAATGTGGATAGCACTGAGACTATAGACTTGACTTCTTCTCGTGGTCGCAGCACCGGACAGTTCCGGAGTTTCCTTCGATCG GTACACGGAGTTCTAAGCATTATAGGGTGGGGAACAATGTTGCCTATTGGAGTAATAATCCCAAGATACTTTAGAGTGTATCCTTTTAAAAAGGAACCATTGTGGTTTTACCTACACATTGGTTGCCAATTGAATGGTTTTCTCATTGGAACTGCTGCTTTTGTTATTGGATTGGTTCTTGGACACTCATCTAGATACTATATCTTTCACACTCATAGAGACTTTGGAATTCTCATTTTCACTTTTAGTACAATCCAG ATGTTGGCTTTTAGGTTAAAACCTAAGGCAACAGATGATTACAGGAAATATTGGAATATGTATCATCATTTTCTTGGATATGGATTATTGGCTATTATATTCATAAACATATTTAAAGGAATTCACATTTTGAATGGAGGTTATAAATGGAAGTGGAGTTACATTGGAATTCTTATATGTTTAGGTGCCATTGCATTTGGTTTGGAGATTTTTACATGGATTAAATTTATCATGGGGAAATGGAAAGACAACCACCATGATAAAAAGGAAAATTTACAGCAAAATAAAGACAAGTTGGAGAATGTTAGTGTTCAAAATCAAAAGTAG